The DNA region AAACGAATGAAGCCATAGCGTAGTTCATTGCTTGGGTAagcatgtacttagcttgtTCAGCTCGATTAAACTCTGACGAAAAAACgagaagagaggagaagagagcaAACGATGAGGCCGGAATTGAACAGAGATATTGAAGGGGTTTGAATGCAGGTTTATCgacaaagaaagaaaaggagaatgtAGGAGAAGCAGATAAAGGGAGCAAAAGTGTAGTTGAAGATGGAAAGGACGAATGAAGACTACAAAAGAAGGTAAACGGAAGCTCCAAAAACGGAATGAGGTACGCTGCATCAACGGAAAAATGCGACAGGCCAACCCCAGATTAGAAGAGCAGCGTATTTAAATTGATAATCTGCTGGCAGTCTTATAGCTTGGATACTCCGACATATCTGTCTGCGAATGTAGAATGTAGCAATGAGTAGGAGTCTCTTCTCGTACTTTTTGCTCGACCAGAGCAACGAAACATTCGAACTAAAGTCGACAGTTTTGGAAATACCACACAGTTCGTGTTAGCGTATCTCAAGGAATTTGCCATTCATGGTGAGGTAGATAGCCACAATCGATCAATCAATGAACTACGTGCTCCAGTATGTCCAGGTAGTCAATCTCTAGTATCCAACCAGCACCTGCTTgtctttttgctttctttcctttATTCCTTTCCCCTTTCGTCCTTCCTCTATATCGACCCGTTAGTATCGATCCGGCATCTCCATCAGGGCTTGCACGTGTTCAATAGGCCACTTCGGCTCTACCATCATATCACCACAGAAATTGTCGGATATAGCCGATTGTCTGCCAAAGATATCCGTTCCTTCTTTGTATTAAAACCCTGCCCATCGTGCAGCTATACGGAACGTTCTGGATAGATTCTTCTCTATAGGATAGTTGCTCACGTGTACTTTGATTTTTCGTCTAATTCAATGCATCCTTTTCCATCGATTTCTTTCATATATGCCGTCCGGCATACTTGATATTTCTTTCGGATAAACCCCGCCTGTTGCCTACAGAGAAAGTGTATACCATGGCAGTCTCATTTGCTTATCGTAGAGTTATAGGGGCGAGCGTTTCGACCGGTGAATCCGATTTGCGAGCATCCATTTAACTCCTAGCTCGTAGACCCATGTAGGGATGATCGAAGACATTGGTGGTGGATAGCAACTGTGTGCATTCATATATATGAAAACATACCAAATCCTCTCCCGAAATATCACcaacctcctccccctcaccTAAACCCAATTCAACCCCCTCATCATCGCCAAAGCACCACagaccctctccctcccaacCCTCGTCTGCCTCGCCGTAAACTCCAAAACCCACTACACCCTCTTCAAACCCGCCCTCCAAGCCCTAGAACTCCAATTCCCGCGTGTCCCCCTCCTTGGTCAAGCGATGGTCGCGCGCTCGTATCTCGCTACTAGCGCGTATGCGACGAGGATGGCGCTGTTGGGGCAGTTGGAGGATCGGATGTGGATGTGTTGTGCGGTTTGTATGAAGTTGCATACCGAGGGGGAAGTTTGGGTCTTGGTTTGGGGTTGGGCTGTTTGAGGTGAACGAGGAAGGTATTAGGAGGTGTTATGGGGGCGCGGGGTTTTCGATGTTTGTCCGTGTGTCTCGGTGACGGTTGGGGAGATAGGAGGCAAACTGATGATCTTGTTCTGCGGTATATTGAGACCGGGTTATTTAAAAACAAGCTTGATGGTCAAGATAGACGGTGTCTTGTGCATGAGTGTCATGCGTACTCGAAGATATGCGATTGAGGTAAGAATGAGAAAGATGAGTGACTCAACATTGTACTGCCTAGGGCCAAAGATTGGGAGCCGTGACAGCATCAAGGTAGGCACCAGCGACGAATGCGTCGGAAGATGGGATATCATAAGAGTGCATCAGGTACTCTTATATGGACGTGAATGAAATGGGTTGAGAAAGGAGTGAAGACTTCGGATGACTATCCAACAGACATACTGATACACAGTCTACCCTCACATACTCTGGCAAGCCTATTACGGGAGAACATAACTAGGCAATGAATAAATTATGCTAACATGAAGCTGCGAACTAAAACAAGCAAATAACCATACCCTATCCCATGCCCAAAGTAAACCATCACTCAACGCCTATTCTCTTAAATCCCGGGTATTGCAACTAATCAGACATAATCCATCGGCGGactccacatccacatcgcATCTCATTCAATCAAAAGCCCCCGTCATAGGGCAAATGCCAATAGCTACTCCAAATCCAGGTGATAGTCGATACCCAAGGAGGTTTTATGTAAAAGAAGAGTCCAAATCAATCCCCTCAAGCAGATGCTTCCAAATGAATACCACAACACGCGGGATGGCACTCCATACACGCCCGTCTTTGATAAGATGACCCGCATCAGAACAGACGCCGGACCAATGACTCTGGCGAACTTCACAATCTGTTATCGCTAAAATACAAGAAACCAACAAAAACGATAGCGGACCGTTTAGTCATCGCTGACCCGTCGCTCCGGACGGGGCTTTCTCAAACTCTTCATACGGTTGAGCAGTCCACCACCACCGTTGTTAGGCTTGCCTTCATCAAATCCCGAGTTCGAGCGCTCGTTGGAGAAAGTGCTCTGCTTGGGGCTGCTGGAGGACCGCGCCCGGCCGGCTTCAGGGATTGGTCGCGAGTCTTCAGCGGTGTTGATCTTCGCACCCTTCTTGTCCCACTCTTCGTCATAGTCTTGGATAGATGGGTTGCGTTCAGGTACACGGGGAGGTTGGCCGCTCAAGCCGGCAGGGCCAGGATACGACGCGTCCGGGGACACGACCCGGCTACTGGGAGCTCTGTTAATTCCACGGAGGCGTTGAGcaagactcttctttctctgcaATCCTCCACCACCCGGGGCACCCTGTTCATTCTCGCTCGCACGGCGCTGCATGGCAGAGCGACTTGCTGGGGCTCCGTCCAGGAATGTGCTGGTTCCCAGTCCCATACTGCTGGGTCCGTGGACTGGCTCAAGCTTAGACTTAGGGTCGAAGCTGACGCCCTCGGCTGATCGGCCCACGGTGTCAGGGGCAGTACCCGTCGTAGCAAAATCGTTCCATCCCTCCGCGGTACGGCCATGGAACAGGTCCAGGTCGATGTTCTTGTTCACGGGACCGGCACCACCCAAGGCCATGTTAGTGGAATCCTGGGGGAACGCTTGCATTGGTGCTGCGCGCACGCCCTTGCGGTTTCGGTTAGGGTTACAGGCATCGAACGGTCCGTCGTGGTGGAACACTGAAACGCATTAGTATGAGACATTTAAAACTAATAGACGAGGAAAACTCACTTCCTGTTCCGTAGATGCTGGTGACATCCAACTTATCGATAATATCCATGTGATAGTTGGCCTTCTTAGAGCGAGACGACTTGCCATCGCGGTGGCGGGCTTCACGCTCACGGCGACGTCTCTCTCTGCGACGTCGCTCTTCTTCAGGGTCCATAGCCTTGGGGCGCTCCATGATGGAGGATTCCGAGTTCCGACGAGGCCTGCGTTCCCGCTCCCGGCTTCCGAGGGTGGTGTTGGACTTGGTCAAAGTGGGCGGATCAGCGAAGATATCCAACGGATCCTTCTCACGGCGAGACGACTGCTCTTTAGGACGACGGCTGGTGGTGGGTCGCTGTTTGAGTCTATCGTCCGGACGAGGAGGGGGCGGTCGGTGGCCATTGGACTGCGGGGCCTGGTTGAGCGACAAGCTGGCCTGCATCAGTTAGAAGGGTGAACCTTTTTTGAAAGATCACATGCACCAAACGATGGAGTACGTACAAAAAGATCGCTAGTATTGCCCATGACTTCCTGCGGCACGGGTTGGACCGGCTTGACCGGTTGAAGAGGCTGCATCGGAGGCGACATCATGCTTACACCTGGAGCAGATTGAGGAGAAATGGCGTCCGAGTCGTCAAGGAAAGGGTTGGTGGAGGTTGGCCGAGGGGCAGCGTTGACTGCAGGCGACAGCGCACGGTTCCTAAAGGGATTGTTGGAAGCCAGATTGACCGGCAGTTGGGGCGAGTTTTGACCGTCTACAGAAGGAGGGGATCAAGTCAGTTATAATGCTTCAAAGAAATTTAGGCAATCCTCAGTAAGATGATAGAGGGGTCAATGCAGAAGCGCCCTAAAAGACAGGGAATTGATAAGAGGGGGTAGAACGGGCAGGCATGAAACAAACTCAGGGGCATAGGGGGGGAGGTTCTGCGTGGACATCATCCAAGATCGCGCGACAAAACAAACGACAGGAACGGACCAAGTGGGAAAGGGGAGAGATGACATTACGCACCAGAAGGACCCAGTGTTACGCCGCCGGGATAGGCGTAGGGAAGGGGTTGCTGCGGAGCGTTCATGGTTGGATAGCCTGCAACACCACTGCGCAAAGACCAGGCGGATAGATTGGGTGATTGATATACTCCCGACGCAGGAGAGGACGAGCGGTTCGAGGGTAAGATGGGCGAGGACGACAGGCAAGAGAAGCTTTTTGGTGAAACGGCGGCGCAAGCGAGCCGCGGCTGTCGGGACCAGCGAGAGGGGAAAGCGCGATACTGGAAGTAGCACGAGGGAAAGGAGATTGCGCAGgaaaaaaaagcaaacaacAGGCGTGACGACGCACGGCGAAATGAAGGAGCACGAATGGAttaagagagagagagagagagagagagagagagagagagagagagggaagaggCCCCCCTGGAAGTGGTTGAAACGAATCGGAGGAGGTATGCAGGCGGATCGTCAGGGAGAGGGGACGCTTATCCAAGCGTTTCTTTGATGAGTGGACACGtatgagaagaaaaagaggtgaagaaagaacgaaaagaagaaaggaaaagaaagaagtgtatgatgagatggtagaaagagagagaaagagagaggggacggaaggagagggaaagagaaaagagaaggcaACGCAATATGGGTGGAGGAGAGCAGATCAATAGACTTTTTATTAGAACAGTCGAccagaataataataatcctGACAGCTTCAGCCTAGACTGTGCGGTTCATTATTCTGTATGTATTCTGTATTGCTGCAATTCTCCTACAGCACTGGCATCGGAAAATTCTTTTTGATTCTTTGGCCATTCACTACCGCACCCTGTCCCTGTCTTCTAGTCATTCTGTATCCGTTCTCGCCTCCTGATCGCCACTCGGCCGTCAGGGGTTGAATGCAGCATTAGTCAGCATCCTCCACTCACCACCGAGTATGTCTACTTGTATAGTCTTTGATATACAACTGACTCTACCCTAAAACAAGCGTATACGCGGCGGATATGTTGTGATCTCATCATATCCCGACATACCTCCCATCCTCGCTCCGGAATGCCTGTCGCGTCATCGTGTGGTACAAATCCCCTTGGCGCATTCTATACACATAGTCCGGAGAACTCTTCCTTATCTCTGCTTTAATCTGGTTCCTGGTTCGTTTCCTGATGCCCTGACACATTCATTGGCCCGCCGAAAAACTGGTCTGCAGGTCAGGTctataaaaagaaaacaggTCCCGAGATTCCTGTTCCCGAGCACCCGCTCCCACCCGTCCTCTTACTCTACTGGGTTTAAAATGTCTTGATCATGTACTCGCCCACAGTCGGTTATCTGGATCATCAAAAAGATTCTCATCGTTATGTACTGTACTAAATAGTATCCTGTATGCTCCGACATGTATGTAAGAAAATCCCCGGAAACTCCGCGTCATAAAGAAAAACCATCAATAAACCAATGTAGACATGACATGACTTGCTAACCGTCTCAGCATCAACTCAAAAACAAATTGAATCACACATTCGAAACACCATGAAGATCACTGCTAAGCCACAGACTGCTctcgctgctgctgttgttgacgccgttTCAAAAGCGGGTTCTGAGTCGCAAAGCCCGCCCTGCGGTTCGATTGAGGCTTGGGTCTCGACAGTGTGTACCTGAATATGCCATTAATGTTAAGAACCATACTTTTAGGAGTGGGAAAACGTACTTCGCAAATGCACGAGAAAGAGCCTTCTTGCAGCTGACCTTCTGGCTACCGATGAACGAATCAACCGTCACCGCAATGGCACGGTCGATATCCTGTGACGAGCAGAAATCGGACAGACGCATCCTGCAGAAAGCCTCCGCAATACGCATGATGGCTTCAAGGTGACGGACCTACAAATATCTGGTTAGCGTTGCTTCTTTTTGACACCAAGTATTCGGGAACATACAGTAATGGGATAAGCACCCGTAGCCAACGACTCTCTTCTCATATCGGCAAACAGACGGGCAATCTTGTCTTGATCAATCTGGTACAGCTTGGGACGGCAGTGTTCACGGGCATAGAGAATGTATTTGCGGAGCAGTTCCTGCGGGATCTcgccctccttctcttcctctgcctTGCGCTGTTCCTCTTCGCGGCGCTGTCTCTCATCTGGCCTCAGAGGCAGGCGAATTCCGTCCTTATCAACTCGGTAGCCCTCCTCATCAATTAGGTTACCGTCGTCATCGATCAGGCGACCCTGCTCGTTGCGACGGGGTCTGGCAGGGTTAGCACGGGAGTGCGATTCGACGACGAAGCTGGCGAGACGCTCGTCCTCTGTTGGCTCGACCGTGTCACGGACAACGCAGAGGATGTCGAAACGCGACAGGATGGGCTCAGTGAGCTCAACGTTGTGAGAGAAGGGGGCGGTGCTGTTGTAGCGGCCACCGATAGGGTTAGCGGCGGCAACGACGGCGCAACGGGCTTGGAGCGTGGTGACAATGCCAGCCTTAGATATGGAGATGGTTTGTTGTTCCATAGCTTCGTGGATGGATGTCCGATCTTGGTCGTTCATCTTGTCGAATTCATCAATGAGACAGGTACCGCGGTCTGCCAACACGAGAGCACCACCTTCGAGCGTCCATTCGCTGGTAAGGGGATCGCGGCGGACGCTGGCCGTCAAACCGACAGCACTAGCTCCTTGACCAGTCGCGAAAACTGCACGATGCGCTGTCTTCTCAGTATACTTGAGGAACTGTGACTTGGCTGTACCGGGATCACCAAGCAGCAGAACGTTGATGTCACCACGGATGGCCATCTTACCCTGAGCTTCTTTGCTGACACCACCAAAGAGCGAGAGTGCAATGGCCGTCTTGACATCCTGGTGCCCGTAGATACTGGGTGCCATGGAGCGGACGATCTTGTCGACAATATCGGGGTCCTTGGACAGGGTACGGATTTGACGCTCATCTTCTTCGGTCATGCGGAAACCAGCCAGCTGGTCATGCGACTTGACTACATGGTTGGCTTCAAGAATTGTGGCGAATACAGGGAATCCATTCTTGTTGTTAAGCTGTGCATCGTAGCTGTTGCGGTAAATACCAGTCACTTCAATCTCGTCACCAGGCTTGGCCGTGTCGATCAGGTCGGCAAGAAGAATAACTTCACGTTGACGCGGAAGTCGCCCGGCTGGGACGGAGCCAGGAGATTCCTGCAATGTCAATTTTTGATAGTTCCGGTACACTGTCTTCTCCGAGTTCACTGTGAACGGCCCCTTGGACTGACAGTTTTGACAGTAGGAGATCTTGACTTCGGCACTGGCCTCCTGCTGGAACGGGCCAAGAGTGATGTTACACTTCTGGCAGATGAACATCACGTATTTCAGCTGAGGAAACACGCCACTCCGGCGGGTGACAACACCTCCGACTCGAACAAGGCAGTTGAGATGCGACTGGCGCAGCTGCCGCAGGGTATATGTGGTCGGAACGTCTGTCATGCGCACGTGGATCTCGTTGTGAATATCGTGGTATTGAGGATAATGGAAAAGAGTAACATCAAGGGCGGCTTGGTCGAACACCTTCAAGACCTCGGTAGGCTCATTCGCGACGAAATACGAAAGAGCCGCTTTAGCCTCAGCCAAGTGGTTGTAGGACACTTCGAGCGATGCCGAGTTAACCTCACCCAGAGTCTTAATCTTGTTACCGTAGACCGATGAGCCAGCCGCATCGATGTACTCTGTCAGGAAGGCTTTGAATTCTCGGTAGATCGAGCGCAGAACCTGAGGCTGTAAAATCCAGTCTGTGAGGTTGGACGCCTTCACGTCCTGCAACTCATCCAGGGTAAGCTCTTCCATGGCCTCCTCGCCCatatcaacatcctctcGGTCCTCGTCATAACGGTTCCTTCGCCGACGAGGTTGGCGTGTGAGATCCAGGtcaccgtcatcatcatccggcATGAAAGCTGCAGGCATCCGACGGCGACGCTCTGCTTCACGATCTCTCTTGAACATTCGGGCTTCGAGTTGCCGACGCGCACCAAGGTCTATATCTTCTTGCACTTGATCATCGTCGTCGATATATTCCCCTCGGTATTGGTCATTGGCGGTCGACCGATAATCTCTCTCAAAATTATCACCAAACAGATCAAtcccatcttcatcctctgccATTTCCTCAAGGTCGTCAACATCGCCGAGGGCTTCCGCTTCTTCATCTCTGTCGCTTTCATCGTCACCAAATGGGGCCGGAGGAGACGAGGGCGGCGCTATCGAGGGGTTAGCGGGATATCAGACAAGCGTTTCTCAGAACTTACGACTCGATGGCGGAGCAGCGATCGAAGAAGTCTCATCATCGGGCTCGCGAGATCTCTTTCGGCGGTTCAGGTTGCCCAACCCGCGATTTGCTGCGGATTGGCTTGGTCGAAGTGGTGAGCTGCACACACACAACTTGGTTAGAAAACCCAGAAAAACGACACTTTGTCACAGAAATGCATTGAACGTTAAACTCGGGAGAACACACCTCATACTGTATGTGGTATTATAGGTATTCCAGCGACAAAATTTAAAGGAGTTAAACAGAAGCAATCATCGGCTGGAAAAGTGTCGTCTGGCATCCATCCACTTGAAAGGAGACCGAAGGGAGAAAGATTCTTTCTTGGCACCGCTGCGCGGTAGACGCGTCGAGGCGCGTAACGCGTCGCCGTCCATTAAACCCCGATCGGGAAAAGATGAGTTTCAGTGGGCTTTCCGTATCGGGATTAGCTTCTTATCGCAACATGCCCTCAATCGACTTTAATAAAGGTAGACTTTCTATATCATGATTTGTACACTCTGACAATTTGTGTTTACCAAATGGCTGC from Aspergillus chevalieri M1 DNA, chromosome 2, nearly complete sequence includes:
- a CDS encoding Pal1 family protein (COG:S;~EggNog:ENOG410PN5G;~InterPro:IPR013226;~PFAM:PF08316); translated protein: MNAPQQPLPYAYPGGVTLGPSDGQNSPQLPVNLASNNPFRNRALSPAVNAAPRPTSTNPFLDDSDAISPQSAPGVSMMSPPMQPLQPVKPVQPVPQEVMGNTSDLFASLSLNQAPQSNGHRPPPPRPDDRLKQRPTTSRRPKEQSSRREKDPLDIFADPPTLTKSNTTLGSRERERRPRRNSESSIMERPKAMDPEEERRRRERRRREREARHRDGKSSRSKKANYHMDIIDKLDVTSIYGTGMFHHDGPFDACNPNRNRKGVRAAPMQAFPQDSTNMALGGAGPVNKNIDLDLFHGRTAEGWNDFATTGTAPDTVGRSAEGVSFDPKSKLEPVHGPSSMGLGTSTFLDGAPASRSAMQRRASENEQGAPGGGGLQRKKSLAQRLRGINRAPSSRVVSPDASYPGPAGLSGQPPRVPERNPSIQDYDEEWDKKGAKINTAEDSRPIPEAGRARSSSSPKQSTFSNERSNSGFDEGKPNNGGGGLLNRMKSLRKPRPERRVSDD
- the MCM2 gene encoding MCM DNA helicase complex subunit MCM2 (COG:L;~EggNog:ENOG410PFZA;~InterPro:IPR033762,IPR027417,IPR001208,IPR041562, IPR027925,IPR008045,IPR031327,IPR012340,IPR018525;~PFAM:PF00493,PF17855,PF17207,PF07728,PF12619, PF14551;~go_component: GO:0005634 - nucleus [Evidence IEA];~go_component: GO:0042555 - MCM complex [Evidence IEA];~go_function: GO:0003677 - DNA binding [Evidence IEA];~go_function: GO:0005524 - ATP binding [Evidence IEA];~go_process: GO:0006260 - DNA replication [Evidence IEA];~go_process: GO:0006270 - DNA replication initiation [Evidence IEA];~go_process: GO:0032508 - DNA duplex unwinding [Evidence IEA];~go_process: GO:1905775 - negative regulation of DNA helicase activity [Evidence IEA]) is translated as MSSPLRPSQSAANRGLGNLNRRKRSREPDDETSSIAAPPSSPPPSSPPAPFGDDESDRDEEAEALGDVDDLEEMAEDEDGIDLFGDNFERDYRSTANDQYRGEYIDDDDQVQEDIDLGARRQLEARMFKRDREAERRRRMPAAFMPDDDDGDLDLTRQPRRRRNRYDEDREDVDMGEEAMEELTLDELQDVKASNLTDWILQPQVLRSIYREFKAFLTEYIDAAGSSVYGNKIKTLGEVNSASLEVSYNHLAEAKAALSYFVANEPTEVLKVFDQAALDVTLFHYPQYHDIHNEIHVRMTDVPTTYTLRQLRQSHLNCLVRVGGVVTRRSGVFPQLKYVMFICQKCNITLGPFQQEASAEVKISYCQNCQSKGPFTVNSEKTVYRNYQKLTLQESPGSVPAGRLPRQREVILLADLIDTAKPGDEIEVTGIYRNSYDAQLNNKNGFPVFATILEANHVVKSHDQLAGFRMTEEDERQIRTLSKDPDIVDKIVRSMAPSIYGHQDVKTAIALSLFGGVSKEAQGKMAIRGDINVLLLGDPGTAKSQFLKYTEKTAHRAVFATGQGASAVGLTASVRRDPLTSEWTLEGGALVLADRGTCLIDEFDKMNDQDRTSIHEAMEQQTISISKAGIVTTLQARCAVVAAANPIGGRYNSTAPFSHNVELTEPILSRFDILCVVRDTVEPTEDERLASFVVESHSRANPARPRRNEQGRLIDDDGNLIDEEGYRVDKDGIRLPLRPDERQRREEEQRKAEEEKEGEIPQELLRKYILYAREHCRPKLYQIDQDKIARLFADMRRESLATGAYPITVRHLEAIMRIAEAFCRMRLSDFCSSQDIDRAIAVTVDSFIGSQKVSCKKALSRAFAKYTLSRPKPQSNRRAGFATQNPLLKRRQQQQQREQSVA